A region of Vibrio chagasii DNA encodes the following proteins:
- the ispD gene encoding 2-C-methyl-D-erythritol 4-phosphate cytidylyltransferase, which translates to MLTQPQSVIAVVPAAGVGSRMKADRPKQYLEINGKTILEHTVEKLLAHPQVSQIVVAISDDDPYYPELPLTQNSQVIRVVGGGERADSVLSALDYIEKQQLGDWVMVHDAARPCVQLSDIDKLISRAMSHDVGAILAAPVRDTMKRGAQGQIDHTVERADLWHALTPQMFRAEPLWNVLSEALQQGVSITDEASAFEWKGFSPALVAGRSDNFKITQPEDLALAEFYLSQNKE; encoded by the coding sequence ATGTTGACTCAACCTCAAAGCGTGATTGCCGTTGTTCCTGCGGCGGGCGTTGGTAGCCGAATGAAGGCTGACCGTCCGAAGCAATATCTTGAGATCAATGGTAAAACGATTTTAGAGCATACTGTTGAGAAGCTCCTAGCTCACCCTCAAGTCTCTCAAATTGTCGTCGCAATCAGTGATGATGACCCATACTACCCAGAGCTACCCCTTACTCAGAATTCACAAGTGATTCGAGTCGTCGGTGGAGGTGAAAGAGCGGATTCCGTTCTTTCTGCTTTAGATTATATCGAGAAGCAACAGCTCGGTGATTGGGTGATGGTGCATGATGCAGCAAGGCCTTGTGTTCAGCTAAGTGATATCGACAAGTTAATATCGAGGGCGATGAGCCATGATGTTGGGGCAATCTTAGCAGCCCCAGTACGAGACACGATGAAGCGAGGCGCTCAAGGGCAAATTGATCATACTGTCGAGCGAGCCGATTTGTGGCACGCCCTCACACCACAAATGTTCAGAGCGGAACCTCTGTGGAATGTATTGAGCGAAGCGCTGCAACAAGGCGTTTCGATTACCGATGAAGCCTCTGCTTTTGAATGGAAAGGCTTCTCGCCCGCTTTAGTCGCCGGGCGTTCAGATAATTTTAAGATTACTCAGCCTGAAGATTTAGCGCTCGCTGAGTTCTATTTAAGTCAGAATAAGGAATAA
- the ispF gene encoding 2-C-methyl-D-erythritol 2,4-cyclodiphosphate synthase, which produces MIRIGHGFDVHKFGGEGPVIIGGVSIPYEQGLIAHSDGDVALHALCDALLGAIAAGDIGRHFPDTDDEWKGADSRELLKDVYRRVKEQGYVIGNADITIMAQAPKMAPHIDSMCQAIAQDLETSISNVNVKATTTERLGFTGRKEGIACEAVVLITKSA; this is translated from the coding sequence ATGATTCGTATTGGCCATGGCTTTGATGTACATAAGTTTGGTGGTGAAGGCCCGGTAATTATCGGTGGTGTGAGCATCCCCTATGAACAAGGTCTTATCGCACACTCAGACGGTGATGTTGCCCTTCATGCGTTGTGTGACGCGCTGTTAGGGGCGATCGCCGCAGGCGATATCGGTCGTCATTTCCCTGATACTGACGATGAGTGGAAAGGCGCGGATAGCCGTGAGTTATTGAAAGACGTGTACCGCCGAGTAAAAGAGCAAGGCTATGTGATTGGCAATGCCGATATTACTATCATGGCGCAAGCGCCTAAAATGGCGCCTCATATAGACTCTATGTGCCAAGCCATTGCACAAGATTTAGAAACCAGCATCAGCAATGTGAACGTAAAAGCAACGACAACCGAGCGTTTAGGCTTTACGGGTCGCAAAGAGGGCATCGCATGTGAAGCGGTGGTCCTAATTACCAAAAGTGCATAA
- the truD gene encoding tRNA pseudouridine(13) synthase TruD gives MSDILSSLAYLNGKPTAKAKLKAKAEHFVVIEDLGFEFTGEGEHLMVRIRKTGENTSFVANELAKACGVKSKDVSWAGLKDRHAVTEQWLSVHLPKGEPDFSAFLAQYPSIEILATARHNKKLRPGDLVGNQFELTLSEVTDCDDVVKRLEKVAQVGVPNYFGAQRFGNEGNNLSEARRWGRDNVRTRNQNKRSLYLSAARSWIYNLILSDRIEQDVFASVLVGDIVVKDGAQLTVTADNLEAVSQDVANGTAFVTVALAGDNALPTTDESQALEQKHLDAEPDLMALIRGNRMRHDRREASLKPTDLTWEVSEDNVTLKFSLDAGCFATAIVRELVEEVHVERSYEQ, from the coding sequence ATGTCAGATATTTTATCTTCATTGGCTTATCTAAACGGTAAACCAACTGCGAAAGCAAAACTAAAAGCGAAAGCTGAACACTTTGTCGTTATCGAAGACTTGGGTTTTGAGTTTACGGGTGAAGGCGAACACTTAATGGTGCGCATTCGTAAAACAGGTGAAAACACGAGTTTCGTAGCCAATGAGTTGGCTAAAGCCTGTGGCGTTAAGTCGAAAGACGTAAGCTGGGCTGGCTTGAAAGACCGTCACGCAGTGACCGAGCAGTGGTTGAGTGTACACCTACCTAAAGGTGAGCCTGACTTTTCAGCGTTCTTAGCACAGTACCCAAGCATCGAAATTCTTGCGACAGCACGACACAACAAAAAATTGCGTCCGGGTGATTTAGTTGGCAACCAATTCGAGTTGACCTTGTCTGAAGTAACAGACTGCGATGATGTCGTAAAACGTCTAGAAAAAGTCGCTCAAGTGGGTGTACCAAACTACTTTGGTGCTCAGCGTTTTGGTAACGAAGGTAATAACTTGTCTGAAGCTCGTCGTTGGGGTCGTGATAATGTTCGTACTCGTAATCAGAATAAACGTAGCTTGTATCTTTCGGCTGCTCGTTCATGGATTTACAACTTAATCCTTTCTGACCGTATTGAGCAAGATGTGTTTGCATCGGTATTGGTTGGCGATATCGTGGTTAAAGATGGCGCTCAACTAACGGTGACGGCTGACAATCTTGAAGCTGTAAGCCAAGATGTTGCGAATGGTACTGCATTTGTGACGGTTGCTTTGGCCGGTGATAACGCTTTGCCAACGACTGATGAGTCTCAAGCTTTAGAGCAGAAACACCTTGATGCTGAACCGGATCTGATGGCTCTGATTCGTGGTAACCGTATGCGCCATGACCGCCGTGAAGCGTCTCTGAAACCGACTGATCTAACGTGGGAAGTGAGTGAAGATAATGTCACTCTGAAGTTCTCTCTTGATGCTGGCTGCTTTGCGACAGCTATCGTTCGTGAATTAGTCGAAGAAGTACACGTAGAGAGAAGCTACGAGCAGTAA
- the surE gene encoding 5'/3'-nucleotidase SurE: MKILLSNDDGVHAQGIHELADELRDLAEVIIVAPDRNRSGASNSLTLEQPLRVQEIAEKTYSVQGTPTDCVHFALNELLKDDMPDLVLTGINHGANLGDDVLYSGTVAAAMEGHFLGVQSVAFSLVGKKHFKTAAAIARRIVEQHLAKPIPTNRLLNVNVPDLSLEQLSGTQVTRLGARHHAEDMIKQKDPRGHDIYWLGPPGKEQDAGEGTDFYAIEHGFVSVTPLQVDLTAHESLGAMTTWLGEK, encoded by the coding sequence ATGAAGATTTTACTCAGCAACGATGATGGTGTGCATGCTCAAGGTATTCATGAGCTAGCAGATGAACTACGTGATCTTGCTGAAGTTATCATTGTAGCACCTGACCGTAATCGTTCAGGCGCTTCAAATTCATTAACTTTAGAACAGCCTTTACGTGTTCAAGAGATTGCTGAAAAGACCTATTCGGTACAGGGAACACCGACCGATTGTGTGCATTTCGCATTAAATGAGCTGCTAAAGGATGATATGCCTGACCTAGTGTTAACGGGCATTAACCATGGTGCAAACCTAGGTGATGACGTGTTGTACTCAGGTACAGTCGCAGCAGCAATGGAAGGACACTTTCTCGGTGTTCAATCGGTGGCATTTTCTCTGGTTGGTAAAAAACATTTTAAGACAGCGGCAGCGATTGCTCGTCGTATTGTCGAACAACATTTAGCAAAACCAATCCCAACCAACCGCCTTTTAAACGTCAATGTGCCGGATCTCTCTTTAGAACAGCTATCAGGGACTCAGGTCACTCGCCTTGGCGCACGTCACCATGCTGAAGATATGATTAAGCAAAAAGACCCTCGTGGTCATGATATTTATTGGCTTGGCCCTCCAGGTAAAGAGCAAGATGCGGGCGAAGGTACCGATTTCTATGCGATTGAGCATGGCTTTGTGTCGGTAACGCCATTGCAGGTCGATCTGACAGCACATGAGTCTTTAGGCGCTATGACAACATGGTTAGGGGAGAAGTAA
- a CDS encoding protein-L-isoaspartate(D-aspartate) O-methyltransferase, with translation MSNPQAERLITFLIENGIRDQKVLDAIYQLPRESFLSQAMYHQAYDNNALPIGQGQTISQPYIVAKMTELLELQQDSRVLEIGTGSGYQTAVLAQLVDHVYSVERIKSLQWDAKRRLKQLDFYNISTKHGDGWQGWSSKGPFDAIIVTAAAESIPQALLQQLKDGGRLLIPVGDDEQQLLKIVRHGDEFLSSVIEMVRFVPLVPGELA, from the coding sequence GTGAGTAACCCACAAGCAGAACGCTTAATTACTTTTCTGATTGAAAATGGCATCCGAGACCAAAAAGTACTGGATGCGATTTACCAACTTCCAAGAGAGAGTTTTTTGTCTCAGGCTATGTATCATCAGGCTTATGACAATAATGCACTGCCTATCGGGCAAGGGCAGACCATATCACAGCCGTATATTGTTGCTAAAATGACCGAGTTACTCGAGCTGCAACAAGATAGCCGAGTTTTGGAAATCGGAACTGGTTCTGGCTACCAAACTGCTGTTTTAGCTCAACTTGTTGATCATGTTTATTCGGTTGAAAGAATAAAGTCGCTACAATGGGACGCAAAGCGTCGGCTAAAGCAGCTCGATTTTTATAATATTTCAACCAAACATGGTGATGGCTGGCAAGGTTGGTCCTCTAAAGGGCCTTTTGATGCGATCATCGTAACCGCTGCTGCAGAGTCTATTCCTCAAGCTCTTTTGCAACAGCTGAAAGATGGCGGTCGTCTATTGATTCCGGTTGGTGATGACGAACAACAGTTATTGAAGATCGTGCGTCATGGTGATGAGTTTTTATCGAGTGTCATCGAGATGGTGCGATTTGTACCTCTGGTTCCTGGTGAGCTAGCTTAA
- the nlpD gene encoding murein hydrolase activator NlpD, with the protein MRSKLLKGSSLLLSCALVGCAANSPAPVSSLSKNYSSIDRGSYRGSYYEVKKGDTLYFIAYVTNKDVQDLISYNKLAAPYTIHPGQKLKLWRPSYNAPAYGKTTVAAAAVAAPVAASTASKPKATPQQSKNSKPAPAQTTAKVAKKDPPKKVEQSKSKEYVGSKGKQNVTPSTKPTSDKISKWLWPTKGRVIKNFSVGEQGNKGIDIAGQRGQPIVSTAGGTVVYSGNALRGYGNLVIVKHNDNYLSAYAHNDRLLVSEGQSVKPGQKIATMGSSGASSVRLHFEIRYQGKSVNPKRYLP; encoded by the coding sequence ATGCGTTCGAAGTTGTTAAAAGGAAGCTCCTTACTGCTTAGCTGTGCACTTGTTGGGTGTGCAGCGAATTCGCCTGCGCCAGTTTCAAGCCTAAGTAAAAACTACTCATCGATTGATCGCGGTAGCTATCGCGGCAGTTACTACGAAGTGAAAAAAGGCGATACGCTTTATTTCATCGCGTATGTCACCAATAAAGATGTACAAGATCTGATTAGCTATAACAAACTTGCAGCCCCTTATACCATCCACCCTGGACAGAAGCTTAAGTTGTGGCGTCCTAGCTATAATGCACCAGCCTATGGTAAGACAACGGTTGCAGCTGCAGCAGTTGCCGCCCCTGTTGCTGCGTCGACTGCAAGTAAACCTAAAGCTACCCCGCAACAGAGCAAAAACTCTAAACCTGCGCCAGCTCAAACTACAGCCAAAGTGGCGAAAAAAGATCCACCAAAGAAGGTTGAACAATCCAAATCAAAGGAGTATGTTGGGTCTAAAGGTAAACAGAATGTTACACCGTCCACCAAACCAACAAGTGATAAAATATCCAAATGGTTATGGCCAACAAAAGGGAGAGTAATTAAGAATTTCTCTGTAGGCGAACAAGGAAATAAAGGCATAGACATAGCAGGACAGCGAGGTCAGCCAATAGTATCTACTGCAGGGGGAACGGTTGTTTATTCGGGTAATGCATTACGAGGCTACGGCAATCTAGTGATTGTGAAGCATAATGATAATTACTTAAGTGCATACGCGCATAACGACCGACTATTAGTATCTGAAGGGCAAAGTGTGAAACCAGGGCAGAAGATTGCAACAATGGGAAGCTCCGGAGCCAGCAGTGTTAGGCTGCACTTTGAGATTCGTTACCAAGGTAAATCCGTCAATCCAAAACGATATTTACCTTAA
- the rpoS gene encoding RNA polymerase sigma factor RpoS, with the protein MSISNAVIKEEFDLDQVTTESETLEQEKRTATKKAEVKEETEVTSKSLDATQLYLGEIGFSPLLTAEEEVLYARRALRGDEAARKRMIESNLRLVVKISRRYSNRGLALLDLIEEGNLGLIRAVEKFDPERGFRFSTYATWWIRQTIERALMNQTRTIRLPIHVVKELNIYLRTARELSQKLDHEPTAEEIASKLDKPVGDVSKMLRLNERVSSVDTPIGGDGEKALLDIIPDVNNSDPEVSTQDSDIKNSLIFWLDELNPKQKEVLARRFGLLGYEPSTLEEVGREISLTRERVRQIQVEGLRRLREILIKQGLNMENLFNVEND; encoded by the coding sequence ATGAGTATAAGCAATGCAGTAATCAAAGAAGAGTTCGATCTTGACCAAGTAACCACGGAATCGGAAACACTTGAACAAGAGAAGCGAACTGCTACTAAGAAAGCCGAAGTTAAAGAAGAAACAGAAGTTACTTCCAAGAGTTTAGATGCGACGCAACTGTATCTAGGCGAAATCGGTTTCTCACCACTACTAACCGCAGAAGAAGAGGTGCTATATGCGCGTCGAGCTCTACGCGGTGATGAAGCAGCACGCAAACGCATGATCGAAAGTAACCTGCGTTTGGTCGTTAAAATTTCTCGTCGTTATAGCAACCGTGGTCTAGCACTTCTTGATCTAATCGAAGAAGGTAACCTAGGTTTGATTCGCGCCGTAGAGAAGTTTGACCCAGAGCGTGGCTTCCGTTTTTCTACCTACGCGACATGGTGGATTCGTCAGACCATTGAGCGTGCTTTGATGAATCAGACTCGCACTATCCGTTTGCCAATTCATGTTGTGAAAGAGCTGAATATCTACCTGCGTACTGCAAGAGAACTATCACAGAAACTTGACCATGAACCAACAGCGGAAGAGATTGCTTCTAAGCTTGATAAACCTGTTGGTGACGTAAGTAAGATGCTTCGTCTAAACGAAAGAGTGAGCTCGGTAGATACGCCAATTGGCGGTGATGGTGAGAAAGCACTACTGGACATTATTCCAGATGTGAACAACTCAGATCCTGAGGTTTCGACTCAAGATAGCGATATCAAAAACTCACTGATCTTCTGGCTTGATGAGCTGAATCCTAAGCAGAAAGAGGTGCTTGCACGTCGATTTGGTCTACTAGGCTATGAACCGTCAACGCTAGAAGAAGTTGGTCGTGAAATCAGCCTGACTCGTGAACGCGTTCGTCAAATCCAAGTTGAAGGTCTTCGTCGTCTACGTGAGATCCTTATCAAGCAAGGTTTGAACATGGAAAACCTGTTCAACGTTGAAAACGACTAA
- the mutS gene encoding DNA mismatch repair protein MutS, which translates to MKADQKHTPMMQQYLKLKAENPEILLFYRMGDFYELFYDDAKKASQLLDISLTKRGSSNGEPIPMAGVPYHAVEGYLAKLVQLGESVAICEQIGNPALSKGPVERAVVRIVTPGTVTDEALLSERVDNLIAAIYHHNGKFGYATLDITSGRFQLCEPETEEAMAAELQRTSPRELLFPEDFEPVELMASRTGNRRRPVWEFELDTAKQQLNQQFGTRDLVGFGVEGAKLGLCAAGCLIQYVKDTQRTALPHIRSLTMDKQDHSVILDAATRRNLEITQNLGGGTDNTLAEVLDHTATAMGSRMLKRWLHQPMRNISALDQRLDAIGEMKDLALFTELQPTLKQIGDIERILARLALRSARPRDMARLRQAMEYLPELAETLTQLKHPYLTQLAQYASPLDEVSELLERAIKENPPVVIRDGGVIAEGYNAELDEWRNLAAGATEFLDQLEQEERERHGIDTLKVGYNNVHGFFIQVSRGQSHLVPPHYVRRQTLKNAERYIIPELKEHEDKVLNSKSKALAIEKQLWEELFDLLLPHLERLQNIASSVSQLDVLQNLAERADTLDYCRPTMTESAGVQIQAGRHPVVEQVMDEPFIANPIDLNDKRKMLIITGPNMGGKSTYMRQTALIALMAHIGCYVPAESATIGSIDRIFTRIGASDDLASGRSTFMVEMTETANILHNATPNSLVLMDEIGRGTSTYDGLSLAWASAEWLANQINAMTLFATHYFELTELPNQIPTLANVHLDAVEHGDSIAFMHAVQEGAASKSYGLAVAGLAGVPKAVIKNARAKLTQLEALSIESPTSKPSGVDIANQLSLIPEPSEVEQALANVDPDDLTPRQALEELYRLKKLL; encoded by the coding sequence GTGAAAGCCGATCAAAAACATACTCCCATGATGCAGCAGTACCTAAAACTGAAGGCAGAAAACCCAGAAATTCTGCTATTCTACCGCATGGGCGATTTCTACGAGCTTTTCTACGATGACGCAAAAAAAGCGTCTCAACTCCTCGATATTTCACTGACTAAACGCGGCTCTTCAAATGGTGAGCCAATCCCAATGGCCGGCGTCCCATACCATGCCGTTGAGGGATACCTAGCTAAGTTAGTGCAACTCGGCGAATCCGTAGCAATTTGTGAACAGATTGGTAATCCAGCACTTTCAAAAGGCCCTGTAGAGCGAGCGGTAGTACGTATCGTGACACCGGGTACCGTAACCGATGAAGCACTGCTTTCTGAACGCGTCGACAACTTAATCGCCGCTATTTACCACCACAACGGTAAGTTTGGTTACGCGACGTTAGACATTACCTCTGGCCGATTCCAACTGTGTGAACCTGAAACCGAAGAAGCAATGGCAGCAGAACTGCAGAGAACCTCTCCGCGTGAGTTGTTGTTCCCTGAAGATTTCGAACCCGTTGAATTAATGGCAAGCCGCACAGGCAATCGTCGTCGTCCAGTATGGGAATTTGAATTAGATACCGCTAAGCAGCAGTTGAACCAACAGTTTGGCACTCGTGACCTTGTTGGTTTTGGCGTTGAAGGCGCAAAACTTGGCTTGTGTGCAGCCGGCTGCCTTATTCAATATGTAAAAGATACTCAACGTACTGCGCTTCCGCATATTCGTTCACTGACAATGGACAAGCAAGATCACTCGGTAATCCTTGATGCTGCGACTCGCCGTAACCTAGAGATCACGCAAAACCTTGGCGGTGGCACTGACAACACTCTCGCTGAAGTGCTGGACCACACTGCAACCGCAATGGGTAGTCGTATGCTTAAGCGTTGGTTACATCAACCAATGCGTAATATCTCAGCACTCGATCAACGCCTAGACGCGATTGGTGAGATGAAAGATTTGGCGCTATTCACTGAGCTGCAGCCAACACTGAAACAGATTGGTGATATTGAACGTATTTTGGCTCGATTGGCACTTCGCTCGGCTCGCCCACGTGATATGGCGCGACTTCGTCAAGCGATGGAATACCTACCAGAACTTGCAGAAACGCTAACCCAACTTAAGCATCCATACCTGACTCAACTTGCTCAGTATGCTTCTCCTTTGGATGAAGTATCGGAGCTACTAGAGCGCGCCATCAAAGAGAACCCACCTGTGGTTATCCGCGATGGTGGTGTTATCGCTGAAGGCTACAATGCCGAACTAGACGAATGGCGTAACCTAGCTGCTGGTGCAACTGAATTCCTTGATCAATTGGAGCAAGAAGAGCGTGAGCGCCATGGTATCGACACACTTAAGGTTGGCTACAACAACGTACACGGTTTCTTTATTCAGGTAAGCCGCGGGCAAAGCCACCTTGTGCCGCCACACTATGTTCGCCGTCAAACACTAAAGAACGCTGAGCGCTACATTATTCCTGAGCTAAAAGAGCACGAAGACAAAGTTCTAAACTCTAAGTCGAAAGCTCTGGCTATCGAGAAGCAATTATGGGAAGAGCTGTTTGATTTGCTACTGCCACATTTAGAGCGACTACAAAACATCGCCTCTTCTGTGTCTCAGCTTGATGTACTGCAGAACTTAGCTGAGCGCGCTGATACTCTTGATTACTGCCGTCCGACTATGACGGAATCTGCTGGCGTCCAAATCCAAGCAGGCCGTCACCCTGTGGTTGAGCAAGTGATGGATGAACCATTCATTGCTAACCCAATTGACCTTAACGACAAGCGTAAAATGCTGATCATCACAGGTCCAAACATGGGTGGTAAATCGACTTACATGCGTCAAACAGCACTTATCGCGCTAATGGCACATATCGGTTGTTATGTTCCAGCAGAGAGCGCAACCATTGGCTCTATCGACCGCATCTTTACTCGAATTGGTGCATCGGATGATCTCGCGTCTGGTCGTTCAACCTTCATGGTTGAGATGACAGAAACGGCTAACATTCTGCATAACGCGACGCCAAACAGCCTGGTACTGATGGATGAAATCGGTCGAGGTACTAGTACTTACGATGGTCTATCTCTAGCTTGGGCAAGTGCAGAGTGGTTAGCGAATCAAATCAATGCGATGACACTGTTTGCGACGCACTACTTTGAGCTAACCGAACTACCAAACCAGATTCCAACACTGGCCAACGTTCACTTAGACGCAGTAGAGCACGGTGACAGCATCGCCTTCATGCACGCAGTTCAAGAAGGCGCAGCAAGTAAGTCTTACGGCCTAGCGGTTGCTGGGTTAGCTGGCGTACCAAAGGCAGTGATCAAGAATGCTCGTGCGAAGCTGACACAACTTGAAGCGTTGAGCATTGAGTCTCCTACATCGAAGCCAAGCGGCGTTGATATTGCGAACCAACTTAGCCTTATCCCTGAGCCAAGTGAAGTAGAACAGGCATTAGCGAACGTTGATCCTGATGATCTGACGCCACGCCAAGCACTGGAAGAGTTGTACCGCTTGAAGAAACTTCTCTAA
- the pncC gene encoding nicotinamide-nucleotide amidase, protein MQMTQDLSEKLGLLLAEHNQVLVTAESCTGGGVASAVTDIAGSSAWFDRAFVTYSNEAKQEMIGVQLETLVEFGAVSEPVVIEMAKGALEHSNGTIAVSISGIAGPGGGTEDKPVGTVCFAWKALSGWNKVETHVFDGDRSQVRQQATHHALQVIYDYLSMEDK, encoded by the coding sequence ATGCAGATGACTCAAGATCTTAGTGAAAAACTCGGACTGTTGCTTGCAGAGCACAATCAGGTGTTGGTGACTGCCGAATCTTGTACTGGTGGCGGTGTAGCAAGTGCGGTGACTGATATCGCGGGCAGTTCGGCTTGGTTTGACCGCGCTTTTGTCACTTATAGCAATGAAGCAAAACAAGAGATGATTGGCGTGCAGCTAGAAACCTTAGTGGAATTTGGTGCGGTCAGTGAACCTGTCGTCATCGAAATGGCTAAAGGTGCACTAGAGCATTCGAACGGAACCATCGCTGTGTCAATTAGTGGTATTGCAGGCCCTGGCGGCGGTACTGAAGACAAGCCCGTTGGTACAGTATGCTTTGCTTGGAAAGCGCTAAGTGGTTGGAATAAAGTGGAAACGCATGTATTTGATGGTGACAGATCACAAGTACGCCAACAAGCCACCCACCATGCCCTGCAAGTTATTTATGATTACCTATCAATGGAAGACAAGTAA
- the recA gene encoding recombinase RecA gives MDENKQKALAAALGQIEKQFGKGSIMRLGDNRTMDVETISTGSLSLDIALGAGGLPMGRIVEIYGPESSGKTTLTLELIAAAQKVGKTCAFVDAEHALDPIYAQKLGVDIDALLVSQPDTGEQALEICDALARSGAIDVLVVDSVAALTPKAEIEGEMGDSHMGLQARMLSQAMRKLTGNLKQSNCMCIFINQIRMKIGVMFGNPETTTGGNALKFYASVRLDIRRTGSIKEGDEIVGNETRIKVVKNKIAAPFKQAETQILYGQGFNREGELIDLGVKNKLVDKAGAWYSYKGDKIGQGKSNSCKFLRENPEIALELDTKLRELLLTPAVLDEKEVEKEEENEEF, from the coding sequence ATGGACGAGAATAAACAAAAAGCGTTAGCCGCAGCCCTTGGTCAGATTGAAAAACAATTTGGTAAAGGCTCTATCATGCGTCTTGGTGACAACCGTACAATGGATGTAGAAACGATTTCTACTGGTTCTCTATCTCTAGATATCGCACTAGGTGCTGGTGGTCTACCGATGGGTCGTATCGTTGAAATCTACGGTCCAGAATCTTCAGGTAAAACAACGCTAACACTTGAGCTGATTGCTGCTGCACAAAAAGTAGGTAAAACTTGTGCTTTCGTTGATGCTGAGCACGCACTAGACCCTATTTACGCTCAAAAGCTTGGTGTTGATATCGATGCACTTCTTGTTTCTCAACCTGACACTGGTGAACAAGCTCTAGAAATCTGTGATGCTCTAGCGCGTTCTGGTGCTATCGACGTATTGGTTGTCGATTCAGTAGCAGCACTAACACCAAAAGCTGAAATCGAAGGCGAAATGGGCGACAGCCACATGGGTCTTCAAGCTCGTATGCTTTCTCAAGCAATGCGTAAGCTGACTGGTAACCTTAAGCAGTCTAACTGTATGTGTATCTTCATTAACCAAATCCGTATGAAGATTGGTGTAATGTTTGGTAACCCAGAAACAACAACTGGTGGTAACGCACTTAAGTTCTACGCATCTGTTCGTCTTGATATTCGTCGTACTGGTTCTATCAAAGAAGGTGACGAGATCGTTGGTAACGAAACGCGCATTAAAGTTGTTAAGAACAAGATTGCTGCACCGTTTAAACAAGCTGAAACTCAAATCCTATACGGCCAGGGCTTTAACCGTGAGGGTGAGCTGATTGACCTAGGTGTTAAGAACAAGCTAGTTGATAAAGCCGGCGCTTGGTACAGCTACAAAGGCGATAAGATCGGTCAAGGTAAATCGAACTCTTGTAAGTTCCTACGTGAAAACCCAGAGATCGCTCTAGAGCTAGATACTAAACTTCGTGAACTACTACTGACTCCTGCTGTTCTTGATGAGAAAGAAGTAGAAAAAGAAGAAGAGAACGAAGAGTTTTAA
- a CDS encoding winged helix-turn-helix domain-containing protein, giving the protein MRSITDSVTIDIEIRTLTHHPADITVSMRPLPFKVLLYLLKHQDRCVSREELFEECWQGVLVTDQSLTNTISYIRKVFKKLDTNELELKTISKQGYLLVISPKQQDLQVEEVKSIVEAEVQLELADAETRIDDEKISPDLQQPVSNQTTKTKFPRQFTLNLCALWLGIILVAYYSIHYNKERAPFLDKDNYQSYPFGSATLYVHDQSNTITDPEMTSYINNLELSQCNVKSIYIRITNSAFRDNIISMYAFVFTNNRKSQNIFKQKLDGLNIYPSIITPLLESFYCKGKPQQ; this is encoded by the coding sequence ATGCGTAGTATCACCGATTCCGTCACTATTGATATTGAGATAAGGACACTGACTCACCATCCAGCGGATATCACGGTCAGCATGCGCCCTCTACCGTTCAAGGTTCTGTTGTACTTGTTAAAGCACCAAGATAGATGCGTTTCGCGAGAGGAGTTGTTTGAAGAGTGTTGGCAAGGTGTGTTGGTTACCGATCAGTCCCTAACCAACACCATTAGTTATATTCGAAAAGTATTCAAAAAATTAGACACTAACGAGCTAGAGCTCAAAACAATCAGTAAGCAAGGTTACTTATTGGTGATCTCACCAAAGCAACAAGATTTGCAGGTTGAAGAAGTTAAATCTATCGTTGAGGCGGAAGTGCAACTTGAATTGGCGGATGCAGAAACTCGCATTGATGACGAAAAGATAAGCCCTGATTTACAGCAACCAGTCAGTAATCAAACAACGAAAACCAAGTTTCCTCGTCAATTTACGTTAAATTTATGTGCCCTGTGGCTTGGCATCATATTGGTCGCCTACTACTCCATTCATTACAACAAAGAGCGAGCGCCATTCTTGGATAAAGACAACTACCAGTCCTACCCTTTTGGCAGCGCCACGCTTTATGTTCATGACCAATCAAATACAATCACTGATCCCGAAATGACCTCATACATCAATAACCTCGAGCTATCGCAGTGCAATGTAAAAAGTATCTACATTCGTATCACTAACTCAGCTTTCCGAGACAACATCATTTCAATGTATGCTTTTGTTTTTACGAACAATCGAAAGAGCCAAAATATCTTCAAACAGAAGCTAGACGGTCTCAATATTTACCCATCCATTATTACTCCCTTACTGGAGTCCTTTTACTGTAAAGGCAAACCACAGCAATAA